From the genome of Polyangiaceae bacterium, one region includes:
- a CDS encoding alpha-2-macroglobulin family protein, which yields MKLTRALLLACAATLSVACPGQEPAKAPVTGRSKQPAPKEDVAWRLSKSGLGFRLSNADPEVAVRSRLVEGKPLNAADRARVEKRLPALKGAAKKSFALRDKSLPAPRPGKTVNTAFPPKATAPAAAAPGGELTVLRHAPEGDVSLAKNVSITFSEAMIPVTSHDELAALPSPASIEPTPPGKFRWIGTQTLLFEAEGERLPMSSTFRVRVRAGTRAPSGHTLSRDHEFTFDTPTLKIVDQYPERWSGPTDLSPLVYAEFNQRIDPNKLLTSFSARVDRGRYDVRLATADEIEKDEAVRGLAARAEKDRFIVLTPTAPLPKAAHVRMELAMGARSAEGPKPTEADQSIDFRTYGPFEVTEARCGWYDGCPPLAPWRIRFSNPIAAEAFEDSMITVDPPLDGMSIDVSGNTLSLRGRSRGRVTYTINIAAALKDGFEQTLSGKTSFQIHVDPAEPMLFGEQNPMVVLDPFYKRQLRVFSVNRPQLRVKLYAVNPEDYRRYERFRRDWDWDGRLTAPPGRLVQSTMVSPRKAPDELVETRIDLDKALTDGVGQVVAIVEPPQQPRPVRGGWREREWVRVWIQSTDLGLSAFRDRTDLTAFVTDLKTGAPQPGVELSVFPGSGRATVAATGLASLPLGSSGDLLIAKRGKDRVFVGGRDGELIARGGYEPVRWMVFDDRGLYKPKERVSVKGWVRLSTAGPKGDLGSLPPNASRKVEWEAVEPRGNTVAKGETSVDADGAFYLGFDLPDAANLGRARVKLSLSDRGGSYTHWFKIEEFKRPEFEVTAEATEGPYFVGKHAIATVSAAYYAGGGLPESEVQWRVQAEDAYFVPPKRDAYHFGKRPRIFWWSGDDDEAKRRANESWRAATNAEGQHRLRVDFDALEPSYPRLLSFEATVTDVSRQSWSANTKMLVHPASVTVGLKQESRMVTAGKPIVLDALVTDIDGKAIPGRKVEIRSARLTFTWRGHKRKESREAGPGCEFVSSAEAQRCVIDTKRGGQYRITAVVSDEHGRKSNTELDSWVLSDDPAMVPELEGDKVELTADQDEYEAGATAKLLLTSPFAPAEGVLVLDRDGIVTTRRISVSSRVQTLEVPLDRAWVPGVIARVHLVGSRPREDERGNPTASLPPRPATASGQLALRIPPKDRTLAIEVQPKQEAVAPGAKTSVGVTVLDPAGRPVKGAHVALVVVDESVLALAGYTTPDPIATLYPARGGAVSDYEARLRILLGEPDLSQFELKTDGKLKEKNGGGSKELKKLEMTTLGGYGAGGRAVRGPSKASAKPAPSPAQSPAPPPVATESAEDRSDKNASDASPLAVRTNFNPLAAFVPKLVTDAAGRGRANVKLPDSLTRYRVFAVASHGARDFGAGESALTARLPLMVRTQAPRFLNYGDRFHLPVVLQNQTTKAMTVDVAVRADNAQLLGPTAVRVTVPAADRVETRFSVATKSAGTTKFQVGAVGSDGSDASTVELPVWTPATTEAFATYGEIDSGSVAQVVQVPRNVVREFGALEVTTSSTALQGLTDAMIYLQRYPFECNEQIASRMLSIAALEPVLGAFEAEGLPPRAELKRSMARDMERLAARQHYSGGWDYWRKDRPPDPFVSIHVAHALLRAKDRKFFVPSSMLRDAMRFLVDIRRHIPRIWHPEAQRTVESYALYVRQRAGDADPSRARAIANEAGGIKSRSLDALGWLLPVLRHDAAAQQEVTEIRRHLDNRITETAGRAHWVTHFDDARHVTLGSSRRTDGILLEATIDDRKEFDALPKLARGLLGHRKRGHWGSTQDNVFVLLGLSRYFEVFENVTPNFIARAWLGERLALDHGFRGRSVDRQHTEIPLALLGAPGARSQLILDKNGDGRLYYRLGMQYAPANLRPPPAEHGFSVERVYEGADEAARVTRDRDGTWRVKAGSLVRVRVTMVAPARRYHVALVDWLPAGFEPLNPALATSPSVPKDQKIDPKVPWWWSRAWYEHQNLRDERAEAFASIVYGGTYEYTYVARAITPGTFVVPPPKAEEMYEPETFGRGSGDRVVVH from the coding sequence ATGAAGCTGACAAGAGCACTCCTGCTTGCGTGCGCAGCGACCCTTTCCGTAGCTTGCCCGGGTCAAGAGCCTGCGAAGGCTCCCGTGACCGGTCGCAGCAAGCAGCCCGCTCCCAAAGAAGACGTCGCCTGGCGACTGAGCAAGTCTGGCCTTGGCTTTCGCCTGAGCAACGCGGATCCCGAAGTCGCCGTGCGCTCGAGACTGGTGGAGGGCAAGCCGCTGAACGCAGCGGATCGCGCGCGCGTAGAGAAGCGATTGCCCGCGCTGAAGGGCGCCGCGAAGAAGAGCTTCGCGCTGCGCGACAAGTCGCTGCCCGCGCCGCGGCCGGGCAAGACGGTGAACACGGCCTTTCCCCCCAAGGCCACGGCACCTGCCGCTGCCGCGCCGGGAGGAGAGTTGACCGTGCTGCGCCACGCGCCCGAAGGTGACGTGAGCCTGGCCAAAAACGTCAGCATCACGTTCTCCGAGGCGATGATCCCGGTGACATCCCACGACGAGCTCGCCGCGTTGCCTTCCCCCGCGAGCATCGAGCCGACACCGCCAGGCAAGTTTCGCTGGATCGGCACGCAAACGCTGCTGTTCGAAGCCGAGGGCGAACGCCTACCCATGTCGTCGACATTTCGCGTTCGGGTTCGTGCGGGCACACGTGCGCCGAGCGGCCACACGCTCAGTCGCGACCACGAGTTCACCTTCGACACGCCCACCCTGAAGATAGTGGATCAGTACCCCGAGCGCTGGAGTGGGCCGACGGATCTCTCGCCTTTGGTGTACGCCGAGTTCAACCAGCGCATCGACCCCAACAAGCTGCTCACGAGCTTCAGCGCTCGGGTGGACCGGGGCCGGTACGACGTGCGCCTCGCTACGGCCGATGAGATCGAGAAGGACGAAGCCGTGCGCGGATTGGCGGCCCGCGCCGAGAAGGACCGCTTCATCGTACTGACGCCCACGGCTCCGTTGCCCAAAGCCGCGCATGTGCGCATGGAGCTGGCGATGGGCGCGCGCTCAGCCGAGGGGCCCAAGCCCACCGAGGCAGATCAGAGCATCGACTTCCGCACCTACGGGCCCTTCGAAGTCACGGAGGCTCGCTGCGGCTGGTACGACGGGTGTCCGCCCCTTGCGCCCTGGCGCATTCGTTTCTCGAATCCGATCGCCGCCGAGGCATTCGAGGACTCGATGATCACCGTCGACCCGCCCCTGGATGGCATGTCCATCGACGTGAGCGGCAATACCCTGTCGCTGCGCGGGCGCAGTCGCGGTCGCGTTACCTACACGATCAATATCGCAGCGGCGTTGAAAGACGGGTTCGAGCAGACGCTGAGCGGCAAGACCAGCTTTCAGATCCACGTCGACCCTGCGGAGCCGATGCTCTTCGGCGAGCAGAACCCGATGGTCGTCCTCGACCCCTTCTACAAGCGTCAGCTGCGGGTCTTTTCAGTCAATCGCCCACAGCTGCGGGTGAAGCTGTATGCCGTGAACCCCGAAGACTACCGACGCTACGAGCGCTTCCGCAGGGACTGGGATTGGGACGGGCGCCTCACCGCGCCGCCGGGTCGCCTGGTGCAGTCGACGATGGTGTCACCGCGCAAGGCTCCGGACGAACTCGTCGAGACACGCATCGATCTGGACAAGGCCCTCACCGACGGCGTCGGTCAAGTCGTCGCCATCGTGGAGCCGCCGCAGCAACCCCGTCCTGTCCGCGGCGGCTGGCGCGAGCGAGAGTGGGTCCGGGTCTGGATTCAGTCGACGGATTTGGGCCTGTCCGCCTTCCGCGATCGCACGGACCTGACTGCCTTCGTCACGGACCTCAAGACCGGTGCGCCCCAACCGGGTGTCGAACTGTCGGTCTTTCCAGGCAGCGGTCGCGCGACCGTCGCGGCCACAGGACTTGCCAGCCTACCCTTGGGGAGCAGCGGCGACTTGCTGATCGCGAAACGGGGCAAGGACCGCGTCTTCGTCGGTGGCAGAGACGGGGAACTCATCGCCCGCGGCGGCTACGAGCCCGTGCGTTGGATGGTTTTCGACGACCGCGGTCTGTACAAGCCCAAAGAGCGCGTGAGCGTGAAGGGTTGGGTCCGCCTCTCCACCGCGGGCCCGAAGGGCGACCTCGGCAGCCTGCCGCCGAATGCCAGCCGCAAGGTCGAGTGGGAAGCGGTCGAGCCGCGCGGCAACACCGTCGCGAAGGGTGAAACCAGCGTCGATGCCGACGGCGCGTTCTACCTTGGATTCGACTTGCCCGACGCCGCCAACCTCGGCCGCGCGCGGGTGAAACTGTCGCTTTCGGATCGAGGCGGCTCCTACACTCATTGGTTCAAAATCGAAGAGTTCAAGCGGCCAGAGTTCGAGGTGACCGCGGAGGCGACGGAGGGGCCCTACTTCGTGGGCAAGCACGCCATCGCGACTGTCAGCGCGGCCTACTACGCTGGCGGAGGCCTGCCCGAGAGCGAAGTGCAGTGGCGCGTGCAAGCCGAGGATGCCTACTTCGTGCCGCCGAAACGCGATGCCTATCACTTCGGCAAGCGCCCACGGATCTTTTGGTGGAGCGGCGACGACGACGAGGCCAAACGGCGCGCCAACGAGAGTTGGCGTGCAGCCACCAACGCCGAGGGGCAGCACCGTCTGCGCGTGGACTTCGACGCTTTGGAGCCGTCCTATCCGCGGCTGCTGTCCTTCGAGGCAACCGTCACGGACGTCAGTCGACAGAGCTGGTCCGCCAACACCAAGATGCTGGTTCACCCGGCGAGCGTCACGGTCGGGCTCAAGCAAGAGAGCCGCATGGTCACGGCAGGCAAACCCATCGTGCTGGATGCTTTGGTCACGGATATCGACGGCAAAGCCATCCCGGGACGCAAGGTCGAGATCCGAAGCGCGCGGTTGACCTTCACCTGGCGTGGACACAAGCGAAAGGAGAGCCGTGAGGCTGGCCCGGGCTGCGAGTTCGTCAGCAGCGCGGAGGCCCAGCGTTGCGTGATCGACACCAAGCGCGGCGGGCAATACCGCATTACCGCCGTCGTGAGCGATGAACACGGTCGCAAGAGCAACACGGAGCTGGACAGCTGGGTGCTCTCCGATGACCCGGCCATGGTACCGGAGCTGGAGGGCGACAAGGTCGAGCTCACCGCCGATCAGGACGAGTACGAAGCTGGTGCTACGGCCAAGCTGCTGCTGACGTCGCCCTTCGCCCCGGCCGAAGGCGTACTGGTCCTCGACCGCGACGGCATCGTGACCACACGACGCATCAGCGTGAGCTCCCGAGTCCAGACCCTGGAGGTGCCGCTGGACCGCGCTTGGGTGCCTGGCGTCATTGCCCGCGTTCACCTCGTTGGCTCGCGCCCGCGTGAGGACGAGCGCGGCAACCCAACCGCATCACTCCCGCCCCGACCTGCAACCGCGTCGGGTCAACTCGCGCTGCGCATTCCGCCGAAGGATCGCACCCTCGCGATCGAGGTTCAACCGAAGCAGGAAGCAGTGGCGCCGGGAGCGAAAACCAGTGTGGGGGTCACCGTCCTCGATCCCGCAGGACGCCCCGTGAAAGGTGCCCACGTCGCCCTGGTCGTGGTCGACGAATCCGTGCTCGCGTTGGCGGGCTACACGACGCCAGACCCCATCGCGACCTTGTACCCAGCTCGCGGCGGAGCGGTCAGTGACTACGAAGCTCGCTTGCGGATCCTATTGGGAGAGCCCGACTTGTCGCAGTTCGAGCTGAAGACCGACGGCAAACTGAAGGAGAAGAACGGTGGCGGCTCCAAGGAACTGAAGAAACTCGAGATGACCACCCTCGGAGGGTATGGCGCCGGAGGTCGTGCCGTCCGCGGCCCGAGCAAAGCCAGCGCGAAGCCGGCGCCCAGCCCGGCACAGTCACCCGCCCCTCCACCAGTTGCCACTGAGTCCGCCGAGGATCGCAGCGACAAGAACGCGAGCGACGCTTCCCCCCTCGCCGTGCGCACGAACTTCAACCCCCTCGCTGCCTTCGTTCCGAAGTTGGTCACGGATGCGGCGGGCAGAGGGCGCGCAAATGTGAAGCTCCCGGACAGCCTGACACGGTATCGTGTGTTCGCCGTTGCCTCCCACGGGGCGCGCGACTTCGGCGCTGGCGAAAGCGCGCTCACCGCGCGGTTGCCTCTCATGGTCCGCACGCAAGCGCCTCGCTTTCTCAACTACGGAGATCGCTTTCATCTGCCCGTGGTGCTGCAGAATCAGACCACCAAGGCCATGACCGTGGACGTGGCCGTCCGCGCGGACAACGCGCAGCTACTCGGCCCGACCGCAGTCCGCGTCACGGTTCCGGCCGCTGACCGCGTCGAGACTCGTTTTTCCGTCGCCACCAAGTCCGCTGGCACCACCAAGTTTCAGGTTGGTGCGGTAGGGAGTGACGGCTCCGATGCTTCCACGGTGGAGCTGCCGGTCTGGACGCCCGCGACGACCGAGGCCTTCGCCACCTACGGCGAAATCGACTCGGGCAGCGTGGCTCAGGTCGTACAAGTCCCCCGCAACGTGGTGCGCGAATTCGGCGCGCTGGAGGTGACCACTTCGTCGACGGCACTGCAGGGCCTGACCGACGCGATGATCTACCTGCAGCGCTATCCCTTCGAGTGCAACGAGCAGATTGCCAGCCGCATGCTGAGCATTGCGGCACTGGAACCCGTTCTCGGCGCATTCGAGGCAGAGGGCTTGCCGCCGCGAGCAGAATTGAAACGCAGCATGGCACGCGACATGGAGCGTCTCGCTGCGCGTCAGCACTACTCCGGCGGCTGGGACTATTGGCGCAAGGACCGCCCACCGGACCCCTTCGTCAGCATCCACGTCGCGCACGCTCTGCTGCGCGCCAAGGACCGCAAGTTCTTCGTTCCTTCCAGCATGCTGCGCGACGCAATGCGCTTCCTCGTCGACATTCGGCGCCACATCCCGCGTATTTGGCACCCGGAAGCGCAGCGCACCGTGGAGTCGTACGCCCTGTACGTGCGTCAGCGAGCAGGAGACGCCGACCCGTCGCGCGCTCGCGCAATCGCCAACGAAGCCGGTGGTATCAAGTCCCGCAGCCTCGACGCGCTGGGCTGGCTGCTGCCGGTGTTGAGGCACGACGCGGCTGCGCAGCAAGAGGTGACCGAGATCCGTCGCCACCTCGACAACCGCATCACCGAGACCGCGGGGCGGGCGCACTGGGTCACCCACTTCGACGACGCACGCCACGTGACGCTGGGCTCCAGCCGCCGCACCGACGGCATCTTGTTGGAAGCCACCATCGATGACCGCAAGGAGTTCGACGCCCTGCCCAAGCTCGCACGCGGGCTCTTGGGGCACCGCAAGCGCGGCCATTGGGGCAGCACCCAAGACAACGTGTTCGTCCTGCTCGGGCTGAGCCGCTACTTCGAAGTGTTCGAGAACGTGACACCGAACTTCATAGCCCGCGCGTGGCTCGGCGAACGCCTTGCCCTCGACCACGGTTTCCGAGGAAGAAGCGTCGATCGACAGCACACGGAAATCCCGCTCGCACTACTGGGCGCGCCCGGCGCGCGCAGTCAGCTCATCCTCGACAAGAACGGCGACGGTCGCCTCTACTATCGCCTCGGCATGCAGTACGCGCCCGCCAACCTGCGTCCGCCCCCCGCGGAGCACGGCTTTTCCGTCGAGCGCGTGTACGAAGGCGCCGACGAGGCGGCGCGGGTCACCCGAGACCGCGACGGAACCTGGCGCGTGAAGGCGGGCTCTTTGGTGCGCGTTCGCGTCACGATGGTGGCGCCAGCGCGGCGTTATCACGTTGCCCTCGTGGACTGGCTGCCTGCGGGCTTCGAGCCCCTGAACCCCGCGCTCGCCACATCCCCCAGCGTGCCGAAGGATCAGAAGATCGATCCCAAAGTCCCGTGGTGGTGGTCCAGGGCCTGGTACGAGCATCAGAACCTCCGAGACGAACGGGCCGAGGCCTTCGCATCCATCGTCTACGGCGGCACCTACGAGTACACCTACGTCGCTCGCGCCATCACGCCCGGAACCTTCGTCGTCCCACCGCCGAAGGCAGAAGAGATGTACGAGCCCGAGACCTTCGGCCGCGGCAGCGGCGACCGTGTGGTCGTGCACTAG
- a CDS encoding HD family hydrolase, translating into MASVADRIIDTVIHLDTLSELPRTGWLLRGVRPCESIADHCFGVALLAMMLADELRSEGQSVNVEAVLRMAVLHDAPEARTGDVPMPSKTAEAARALDQLEDRLAQELLPPELVGYWREAEAGETLEARIVRAADKLQMMIKVMCYERTHRGDLHEFWENEKNFRHMDLPLARRLFERICERSGRRAPWVEA; encoded by the coding sequence ATGGCAAGCGTCGCCGATCGCATCATCGATACCGTCATCCACCTCGACACGCTGAGCGAGTTGCCGCGCACGGGCTGGTTGCTGCGAGGAGTACGCCCCTGCGAGAGCATCGCAGATCACTGCTTCGGCGTGGCGCTGCTGGCGATGATGCTGGCCGACGAATTGCGTTCCGAAGGGCAGTCCGTAAACGTAGAAGCGGTGCTGCGCATGGCGGTTCTGCACGACGCACCAGAAGCGCGCACGGGAGATGTGCCGATGCCCAGCAAGACCGCCGAAGCAGCTCGCGCACTCGACCAGTTGGAGGACCGCCTGGCGCAGGAGTTGCTGCCGCCCGAGTTGGTTGGCTACTGGCGTGAAGCCGAAGCAGGAGAGACCCTGGAAGCGCGCATCGTGCGCGCCGCGGACAAGTTGCAGATGATGATCAAGGTCATGTGCTACGAGCGCACGCATCGCGGCGACCTGCACGAGTTCTGGGAGAACGAGAAGAACTTTCGCCACATGGACCTCCCGCTTGCGCGGCGCCTGTTCGAACGCATTTGTGAGCGCTCCGGCCGCCGCGCGCCCTGGGTCGAGGCGTGA
- a CDS encoding endonuclease/exonuclease/phosphatase family protein, whose translation MTLRIATLNIWNKSGPWLRRLELIRSELARSRLNVLGLQEVLRMDRGGVVTDETCQATEIGGALGYQVAYGAAADYGGGLHFGNALLSRHPIVSSRTLPLPGRESGETRSLLYALVDSPFGQLPVFVTHLNWKLHHGNYRLAQVKFIVEQIFELCPIDETKLPPVLMGDFNADPDSDEIRYLRGLATLDGSSVYFADAWSYGGDGTPGYTFDRKNAFAALAHEPPRRIDYIFSRGPDRSFRGEPLTTRLAFCDEAGGIWPSDHFGLTTELAAEPRST comes from the coding sequence ATGACCTTGAGAATCGCCACCCTCAACATTTGGAACAAGTCAGGGCCCTGGCTGCGACGCCTGGAGCTCATCCGCTCGGAACTCGCACGATCGCGGCTCAACGTGCTCGGATTGCAGGAAGTCCTGCGCATGGATCGCGGCGGCGTGGTGACGGACGAAACCTGTCAGGCCACCGAGATCGGAGGCGCCCTCGGCTACCAGGTCGCCTATGGCGCCGCCGCGGACTACGGGGGCGGGCTGCATTTCGGCAACGCGTTGCTGTCGCGTCACCCGATCGTGTCCAGCCGTACACTTCCGTTGCCCGGGCGAGAGAGCGGAGAAACGCGTTCGCTGCTCTACGCCTTGGTCGACAGCCCCTTTGGTCAACTGCCGGTATTCGTGACACATCTCAATTGGAAGCTGCACCACGGGAACTACCGCTTGGCTCAGGTCAAGTTCATCGTCGAGCAGATCTTCGAGCTGTGTCCAATCGATGAAACCAAACTCCCCCCTGTGCTCATGGGCGACTTCAACGCGGATCCGGACTCGGACGAGATCCGCTACCTGCGAGGGCTCGCCACGCTGGACGGTAGCAGCGTCTACTTCGCGGACGCTTGGAGCTACGGCGGCGACGGCACGCCAGGCTACACCTTCGACCGCAAGAACGCATTTGCGGCGCTGGCGCACGAGCCCCCGCGGCGTATCGACTACATTTTCAGCCGTGGGCCCGATCGCTCCTTTCGCGGCGAGCCCCTCACGACCCGCCTGGCGTTTTGCGATGAAGCGGGTGGGATCTGGCCTTCGGATCACTTCGGCCTGACGACGGAGCTGGCGGCGGAGCCACGGAGCACATGA